In Saccharomyces kudriavzevii IFO 1802 strain IFO1802 genome assembly, chromosome: 9, the following proteins share a genomic window:
- the SKDI09G0010 gene encoding SRP1/TIP1 family protein yields the protein MVKLTSIAAGVAALAAGASATTTLAQSDERVNLVELGVYVSDIRAHLAQYYLFQAAHPTETYPVEVAQAVFNYGDFTTMLTGIAPAQVTRMITGVPWYSTRLRPAISKALSKDGIYTIAK from the coding sequence atggtcaaattaacttcaatcgctgctggtgtcgccgCTCTAGCTGCCGGTGCCtctgccaccaccaccctagctcaatccgacgaaagagtcaacttggttgaattgggtgTGTACgtctctgatatcagagctcacttggcccaatactacttgttccaagccgCCCACCCAACTGAAACCTACCCAGTCGAAGTCGCTCAAGCTGTCTTCAACTACGGTGACTTCACCACGATGTTGACCGGTATTGCTCCAGCCCAAGTgaccagaatgatcacCGGTGTTCCATGGTACTCTACCAGATTGAGACCAGCCATCTCCAAAGCTCTATCCAAGGACGGTATTTACACCATCGCTAAATAG